One window of the Mytilus galloprovincialis chromosome 14, xbMytGall1.hap1.1, whole genome shotgun sequence genome contains the following:
- the LOC143059609 gene encoding tubulin delta chain-like encodes MSAVFLHVGQCGNQIGKAFWKKTSQDKAVHEGHTFIHPDGKQRSVHVDSEPKVVQKACKGLKIRDGNIVSGKRGRGTNWALGYHGLKKSGEDHILEDTSNQVRKEIERCDMYSGCIMMHSLTGGTGSGLGSCLCEAMREEYPMNHLISCTVAPCLTGESPLQNYNALLTLSYLQRNTDCVVLTYNDDVLGKLQRKMESVSFETMNTSIASALGGVFLPTDTMTPKSGPSIGIEPWEMIRSVCPLPANKFVQVHHIAKSKLSWAGLQKQMSQGIRRHDSKGHVFGSIGNVVIARGDSTETFYPQMTQGLEKKFCKSFNTVSWNPFPIDIWTAKTNSIGPKDTASITVASNSESIVEYLETVYERSRVKFAAKAYLHWYNKYGVTNEDFEEAFDVVEDIIQNYKSSFS; translated from the exons ATGTCAGCAGTATTTCTACATGTCGGTCAATGCGGAAACCAAATAGGAAAGGCTTTCTGGAAGAAAACATCACAAGACAAAGCTGTTCATGAagg acACACTTTTATACACCCTGATGGAAAACAAAGATCTGTACATGTAGATAGTGAACCAAAAGTTGTACAAAAGGCTTGTAAAGGTCTCAAAATAAG agatGGAAACATTGTATCTGGAAAGAGAGGAAGAGGAACAAACTGGGCATTag GTTACCATGGACTGAAGAAGAGTGGAGAAGATCACATACTAGAGGATACATCAAACCAAGTCAGGAAAGAAATTGAGAG ATGTGACATGTACAGTGGTTGTATAATGATGCACAGTTTGACAGGTGGTACTGGTTCAG gCTTAGGATCTTGTCTATGTGAGGCCATGAGGGAGGAATATCCCATGAACCACCTGATTTCCTGTACTGTGGCGCCATGTTTGACAGGAGAAAGTCCATTACAGAACTATAATGCTTTGCTAACACTGTCATACCTTCAAag GAACACTGACTGTGTTGTACTGACATATAACGATGATGTCCTCGGAAAACTGCAGAGGAAGATGGAGAGTGTATCTTTTGAAACCATGAACACCTCTATAGCCTCTGCTCTCGGGGGAGTGTTCCTGCCCACAGATACCATGACACCAAAAAG tgGACCAAGTATTGGTATTGAACCTTGGGAGATGATAAGATCAGTTTGTCCTCTTCCAGCAAATAAATTTGTACAGGTCCATCATATAGCTAAGAG TAAGCTGTCTTGGGCAGGACTACAGAAACAGATGAGTCAAGGCATTAGACGACATGATAGCAAAGGACATGTA TTTGGTAGTATAGGTAATGTAGTGATAGCACGAGGTGACAGTACAGAGACATTTTACCCCCAGATGACACAGGGGCTGGAGAAAAAGTTCTGTAAATCTTTCAACACTGTCAGCTGGAATCCCTTCCCTATAGATATTTGGACTG CCAAAACTAACAGTATCGGACCAAAAGACACAGCTTCAATAACAGTAGCATCTAACTCAGAGTCAATAGTAGAATACCTTGAGACTGTCTATGAAAGGTCAAGGGTTAAATTTGCTGCCAAAGCTTATCTCCACTGGTACAACAAGTATGGAGTAACCAAT gaGGATTTTGAAGAAGCATTTGATGTTGTAGAAGACATTATACAGAATTATAAAAGttcattttcataa